The Salmo trutta chromosome 6, fSalTru1.1, whole genome shotgun sequence genomic sequence tcagagaacgtatttccactgctccagagtccaatggtggcaagctttacaccactccagctgacaattggcattgtgcatggtgatcttaggcttgtgtgctgctgctcagccatggaaacccatttcatgaagctcccgatgaacagttcttgagCTGTcgttggaactcggtagtgagttttgAAATTGAGGAcagatttttttctttcagcactcggcggtccatGTGAGCTTGTCTGTCATACAAcgttgcggctgagccgttgttgctcctagacgtttccacttcacaataacagcacttgcagttgaccaaggcagctctagcaggatagaaatgtgacgaactgacttgttggaaaggtggcatcctacagtgtgacggtgccacgtttgaagtcactgagctcttcagtaaggccattctactgccaatgtttgtctatggagattggatgactgtgtgctagattttatacacctgtcagcaacgggtgtggctgaaatagccgaatccactcatttgtatatatttgtatattaGCGTAtttatgtgtgagagagagtctcTCAGCCACACATAAACACAGTGTCTGAGCGGTTTTACATGGGTATCATGGGAATGGATCTGACGTCAAATGTCTTCCGTTCATTCAGGTGGCTGTCGGTTGGTGCCTGGAAGTGCTGAGGAGAGCAGCTCTTCGGGCCCCTAATCAGCCCTCTCTCCCTGGGCAGGTCTCTCCCTTGGTCTCCATCCTGCACTTCCCCCTTCCCCACAATAATAACCGTCCCTGTCATTATTCAACGTTTCCTCATGTGAACCCTTCTTAAAGGATGCTTTTGAAAATATGTGTTGGTGAATCTGAGCGGCGTTGGTGGGGAGTGGGGACTTGTGATGTGTTTTATTTGAGCATGGAGCTCTGCCTGTCTGGCCCTATGCCCTGCCACAATGCTTGACGAGTCAATAGTTTGCACTGGGTTAGCCCAGTCAGGTTGGGGCAGAGTGGGATAAACATTTTCATAAATGGATAAACATTTGGCAGCCAGAGGCATAGAATTTGGGAGATGTGTAATATTTTTGGCATATTTTTAGAGCCTTTGTgagatgttttaaaatgaaacaggAAGTTTGGAAGTTTATGCCCCTGGCGCCATTTCCCTCCCAACGCCCGGGGACGAGAAATACACAGGGCTAGAGATAAAACAGTATGTCAACAGCCTGGCTTCTGCCAACGGCGGGACAAGCAATAACCCTGACGGCATCTCAGTCCACTCCAGTTTGTTGATATAACTAATAAATATTCCAGATCATTTGTAGCCAGTCATCCATCGTAATAGAAATTCAAAAGAAACGTCGTTCTTTATAAATGAATCTGTTGAAATGCTGTATCATTTGGCGCACCACACACTGTTAAGCGTAGCGTACACATTAGAGTATTTTCTGTTAATAACTACGACAACAACGAAAACGTAAAGGTTCTTTTCAATTTATTCATAAGACATATTTGGTTGGGAAACACTCTTTTATCAATAAGAGtacattttgacaaaaacaaaacaaacaatataaataataatGCTAAACACGTCATGTTTAAAACGTGTAACGTAATTTCCATACATCTAAATAGTAACAATAGGTTGGGggaaaaatatataatttcaaTAAATACATTTGGGAGTTGACATGCTGTGCACGCTAACGACTCTCAAATGTTCAGGACCCCCATAGGCTACCCCACTGGTGATAATTTTACTCCAGTGGCTCAGGCTGGCATGTGGACGGGCCAAAGTACTGTTCGAACTCACTGGGGTCCAGATCATAGAGCATGTCCAGCTGAACCTGCTCCAGATAGAACTCCAGAGAGGGGCCAGTGGgggggcacagctgggggcctgAGGCCCTAAAGTCCCCCTGCTCCCTGTGAGACATAGCACAGGCTGGGTTGGGGGGCCCACACTGCTGCAGCCCATGCTGGGTAGAGTAGTACGGATGAGGCTCTGCTGGGTATGCCGCAGTGTTAGAGTACATTAGAGGCTTGTTAGAGAATGTGGCTGCTGGATTTGTGtaaattaacctgtctgggaaggTCTCCCTGGGAAGATGGGAAAAGCATGCCTGGGAGGATGGGTAGGTGGTTGGATTTGGGTAGGCTTGCTGCTGATGGGACTGGTTCtggatgaggtagttgaggtCATAAGGCATGGCGAAGTCTTTACtgcagagggtggagagagggacagTGGCCTCCACAGGCAGGGGCCCTTTGGGGCCCTTTTTCAGCTGCTTCTTCCTGCGAGGCCGGTACTTGTAGTTGGGATGGTCAATGGTGTGCTGTACTCTCAGGCGCTCAGCCTCCTGCATGTAGGGTCGCTTCTCTGACAGAGACATGGCCTTCCAGGTCTTACCTGCAGCAAAACAATCATGTTAGTTATCCATATATAATTGTTGAAATATGAATAGTCCCGTCATAGTTTTAATTCAAATGGGAATTATTTGAATGAAACTTACCGAGAATTTTGCTGAGGTCGGTATTCTCCAGGTCAGGGTTGAGTTGGGCCAAGCGTCTGCGCTCCTCCTTGGTCCAGATAATAAAGGCGTTCAGCGGCCTTCTGACCCGCGTCTCTGCGGATGGTTTCGGCTCAGGACTGGCGCAGCTGGAGTCAGAGTTGACCGAGATAGGACTGGTTGACCTAGAGCCCGGGGACATCGCCTCGGACATCAGCTCACTCCGGGAAGACTCACCGCAGAACTTGTCGCTTTCAAACATGGCTTTCGTTGGGCACGGTTCGAAATGTGTGGAGATCGGATCAAAGTACATGGTTACTATCTTTTTAACCTTTGAGGTTGCTCTCCTACTCCAGTATTGATGGAGACGGGCTATATGCGCTCCTTCCACCAATGGGTGCCCAGGAGGAGTGGATTTAAGGTGTGAAATCCAGGTGTTTTCTCAAGTCATTGATAGTCCTTGATGCCTCAATCTATCATCAGTCATGAAACCGAAATTGACATTTAATGTTAACTCAAAAGAATACACGTAAGCCTATTATTTCCTTttcgaaaaaaaaaaaagaatttatAATAACCCTTTTAAAATGTTTCGTGATAAATGCTGTCATGATTCGCTGCAATGACTGCTCGGTTGCATCACGACAATCTTGGCAAAGTTGACATAGCTCTAGATGTCTTCACAGGCTAATAATAAGGTATTCATCACGGATTTACTTTTTAGGAAGCTGGCAAATTCCTATGCCTTAAATAAATCGGATGACTACTTCATTCTCCCTTTGAAATATCTTTCCGGTTTTTTTTTTTGAGGCATTACTTTTTCCTGTGTGTGATGAACAAAATGAGATAAATTGGCCATCACTCGAACATTAAAGTTACGTGGCAGTACTTTAGTAATTCATTAAAAGGCCACGGGTCACGTGCAAATGGCCCTGTCCTCTTATCAGGTCCACTGTCTCTATCAAAGCACATTTTACAGGACCGTAACAAACATGATCAAGGCGGCTTTATTATAAGATTACGGCGCACAAATATTTACCACCAACAAAAGAGACACATCAACTTTTGAAAAGGCCGCATTACAAGCTCACCTTTGTGTGTGACAGTGGTCTATTTCAAGTCGATTCATCAGTAGGtctataataaaataaatagtcTATTGAGCTAATGCCATCTTGGACATGCTGTGGGTGTTCATGGGTTAACACAAAGACATATCCAGTATGTAAAAATACATCAGTAAGAAAAATATGCAGCCTATTTTAAACAGGCCTTTTTTTGACAGCTTCGCGTGCGTGGTCGTGTTGCCTTTGCCTTGTCAGGTTTTTCGGAGTGATAAGATTTGCACAGGAAGTCCTAAAAGGTCAGGAAGGAAAATCTATTGGAGTTGTGTGGTACAAGGGACACTGTAACCCCCTAGAGAGCTAGGGCGAGCTATGTTTTCATATAAACATGTTTCATTTTTACAACTCCTGAGATTGTTCATGAACTCGCAAACTTCGATGTCAAAATAACCTCAGCGAGTCAACGAACCCTGGCCGTGAAGCGTAGCCTTTGACTTCAGTCAGTGTGTTCCTGTTGATTTTCAATTTGCATGACTAGTCTAAAAAAGTTTTAACATTATATAATTCCTCTCGGTTTCATCTGATAATCCCACTCTATTTTCTTTGATTACACATCTGATTATACATCCCATCAACTTCAACAA encodes the following:
- the LOC115195210 gene encoding transcription factor Sox-17-alpha-A-like, which gives rise to MYFDPISTHFEPCPTKAMFESDKFCGESSRSELMSEAMSPGSRSTSPISVNSDSSCASPEPKPSAETRVRRPLNAFIIWTKEERRRLAQLNPDLENTDLSKILGKTWKAMSLSEKRPYMQEAERLRVQHTIDHPNYKYRPRRKKQLKKGPKGPLPVEATVPLSTLCSKDFAMPYDLNYLIQNQSHQQQAYPNPTTYPSSQACFSHLPRETFPDRLIYTNPAATFSNKPLMYSNTAAYPAEPHPYYSTQHGLQQCGPPNPACAMSHREQGDFRASGPQLCPPTGPSLEFYLEQVQLDMLYDLDPSEFEQYFGPSTCQPEPLE